Proteins encoded within one genomic window of Bacteroidota bacterium:
- a CDS encoding tetratricopeptide repeat protein gives MSRNNPKPEVKKPNKQSGKQLFIASGLFVVMILTYFVYQGVTKFDSTNWDDKAYIKEAPLVRDINFEKVKEIFTSKFMLSYNPVVLLTFAFDFEMAKLKPGWSHGVNLFFHLSNVLLLFFCLRQLRFKDVSALIITFLFAIHPLATEAVVWIAGRKDVVYLFFFLLSWLSYLRYYHTEKKLYLIASILFCAISLLSKVQAITLPFVLIISDLMLDKKFEVKRLINKIPFLVLAFLIGLFAISGEGELIADKFSVPLSFLDKVLYSIIAFGLYVVKILLPFDQIAIHRFPESGSSDYIIGLITGIITLALAIGSIFLAYKKNPRFAGSLLFFMICIFPVLHIVAVNSALIYERFTYLACVGIFMAIFSLLENKPALEKKFSFVLVAIGIMFTGLTYARIPVWKNSLSLWNDIIEKDPEVPTSYMNRGQYYEAIGEMDKAFSDFSEVIKLAPHRPDGYHNRAVIYYQKNDIANALLDNEKAILNDPENSDALVNRGDLYFNLNKNDSAILFYKKAIAVHPNHAKAYYDCGSAYFKMADYNNAVANYKKAIEIIPDFHDAFVYMALSYASLDSIQQAKLALNEADKLISNSAGRTLVSTQLVKLGNVAFAKNQVEESARLYTTAIEINPSNAEAYYNLGGIYFFRKNVQLARENWQKALDLKPDYSDAKVWLQRIGGAK, from the coding sequence ATGTCCCGAAATAATCCAAAGCCGGAAGTTAAGAAGCCAAATAAGCAGTCGGGCAAACAACTTTTTATTGCATCGGGATTGTTTGTGGTTATGATCCTGACATACTTTGTCTATCAAGGTGTCACAAAATTTGATTCAACAAATTGGGATGATAAAGCCTATATCAAAGAAGCACCCTTGGTTCGTGACATAAATTTTGAAAAAGTAAAAGAGATCTTTACAAGCAAGTTTATGCTGAGTTATAACCCCGTAGTGTTACTCACATTTGCTTTTGATTTTGAAATGGCAAAATTAAAACCGGGGTGGAGTCATGGAGTGAATTTATTTTTTCATTTGTCAAATGTCTTGCTTCTTTTCTTTTGTCTGCGACAATTACGGTTCAAGGATGTTTCAGCATTGATCATAACTTTTCTTTTTGCCATACATCCATTAGCAACAGAAGCTGTAGTCTGGATAGCGGGAAGAAAAGATGTTGTCTATTTGTTTTTCTTTTTGTTGTCATGGCTCTCGTACCTCAGATATTATCACACTGAAAAGAAACTCTATTTGATTGCGAGTATTTTATTTTGTGCTATTTCGTTATTGTCAAAAGTACAGGCGATTACATTGCCATTTGTACTGATCATTTCCGATCTGATGCTTGATAAGAAATTTGAAGTAAAGCGACTGATTAATAAAATTCCTTTTTTAGTATTGGCATTCTTAATCGGATTATTCGCTATTTCAGGAGAAGGTGAACTCATTGCGGATAAATTTTCTGTTCCGCTTTCGTTCTTAGACAAGGTGCTTTACTCAATAATTGCATTTGGTTTGTATGTGGTAAAAATTCTGCTTCCATTCGATCAGATTGCAATTCACCGCTTTCCTGAAAGTGGAAGTTCAGATTATATCATTGGATTAATTACAGGAATAATTACCTTAGCACTTGCAATTGGTAGCATCTTTTTAGCTTACAAAAAGAATCCGCGTTTTGCAGGAAGTCTTTTGTTTTTTATGATTTGCATTTTCCCTGTTCTGCACATTGTAGCAGTCAATTCAGCTTTGATCTACGAACGATTTACATATCTTGCATGTGTAGGAATTTTCATGGCCATATTTTCATTACTGGAAAATAAACCTGCCCTTGAAAAAAAGTTCTCTTTTGTTTTAGTTGCTATAGGAATAATGTTTACAGGACTTACCTATGCAAGAATTCCGGTATGGAAAAACAGTCTTTCTCTCTGGAACGATATCATTGAAAAGGATCCGGAGGTCCCTACCTCTTATATGAATCGTGGTCAATATTACGAAGCCATTGGAGAAATGGATAAAGCGTTTTCAGATTTCTCAGAGGTCATAAAACTTGCTCCGCATCGTCCTGATGGTTACCATAATCGTGCAGTTATCTACTATCAGAAAAATGATATTGCAAATGCACTTCTTGACAATGAAAAAGCAATTCTCAATGATCCTGAAAATTCTGATGCACTTGTTAATCGCGGAGATCTGTATTTTAATTTAAATAAAAATGATTCCGCAATTCTGTTTTATAAAAAAGCAATAGCAGTTCATCCGAATCATGCGAAAGCATATTATGATTGTGGGTCTGCTTATTTCAAAATGGCAGATTATAATAATGCAGTTGCCAATTATAAAAAAGCAATTGAAATAATTCCTGATTTCCATGATGCATTTGTATATATGGCGCTTTCTTATGCAAGTCTGGATTCAATTCAACAGGCAAAATTAGCACTCAATGAAGCAGATAAACTAATCTCAAATTCTGCCGGAAGAACTTTGGTCAGCACTCAACTGGTCAAACTAGGCAATGTTGCTTTTGCAAAAAATCAAGTTGAGGAGTCCGCACGTTTGTATACAACTGCTATTGAAATTAATCCTTCCAATGCGGAGGCATATTATAACCTGGGCGGAATTTATTTCTTCAGAAAAAATGTTCAGTTAGCCCGGGAGAACTGGCAGAAAGCACTTGACCTGAAACCTGATTATTCTGATGCCAAAGTCTGGCTTCAGAGAATAGGTGGAGCGAAGTAG
- a CDS encoding ATP-binding cassette domain-containing protein — translation MSEKILQALMQLFAIGAALERLTLQSRSVVEGFLRQQVSLQRVDEYLRLFDEYMEKYSGSSDDITRTRKKIAFSSVRALRICTEINKELNTRQKYIVFLRLAEFMQSSELEITEPEKEFLETVANVFNISSEEYSLCQSLATSKSILKDFDSQNVLIVTARENIDIQNAHQLLHDDLDGIMIFLYLKNAGIFFLSYRGQDSFIANGQPIDNSRAAVITQGAVIRCSRLKPIYYRDIIRPFLSSNESDTFQFSARNIDYVFSNGKKGLHNINFTVNSGNLTGIMGGSGAGKSTLLNVLNGSMKPSSGQVLINGKNIYEGNIAEGLIGNIPQDDLLIEELSVFQNLFYNTKLCFGELSDDAIQTKVLDVLDSLGLMEIKDLKVGSVLNKTISGGQRKRLNIGLELVREPSILFVDEPTSGLSSRDAENVMDLLKQLALSGKLIFVVIHQPSSDIFRLFDQLYMLDTGGYPVYFGNPADALIYFKRQVHLTDAEQSECSVCGNINPEQLFNIIELHEVDEFGKSTNNRKITPKEWNELYKNIETANVEDSKLELSVKRNKKAGPFSQWKIFFTRDLLSKLSNKQYMLINLLEAPVLALVLGFILRYSSASDYELISNPNLPAYLFICVIVSLFMGLSVSAEEIIRDRKIRQREKFLHLSKTSYFLSKVSLLFIISAIQTLCFVLIGNALMGIHDMNMTYWMILFTTSCFANLLGLNISAALDSAVTVYILIPFLLIPQILLSGVIVRYDKLHPLINCNEGVPLIGNVMTSRWSYEALTVEQFANNPFEKQFYSEEATMSQATFKKDWWVAAMREKTDRLERMMLNKASKDSINVPITILKTELSSEPALLNSKKAVLVSQLTYENVNPGTITLLRSTMDELREFYIEKFNKANEAKERKIEGMTSGKDGEAGFLWMKNRYENESLEEMVRNSNQVERLVITDEKIIQRFEPVFHENPNESFSKAPMFSYSKIVFGNKTNTLYINMLVIWLMSLTLYITLQFDIFRKVIELFSKRK, via the coding sequence ATGAGTGAAAAAATACTCCAGGCTCTGATGCAACTTTTTGCTATTGGAGCCGCCCTGGAACGATTAACATTACAAAGCCGATCTGTTGTTGAAGGATTTTTAAGACAGCAGGTAAGCTTACAGCGTGTCGATGAGTATCTGCGTCTGTTTGATGAATACATGGAAAAGTATTCAGGCAGTAGCGATGATATCACACGAACAAGAAAAAAAATTGCATTCAGTTCCGTGCGGGCATTACGAATCTGTACTGAGATCAACAAAGAATTAAATACTCGTCAGAAGTACATCGTTTTTTTACGTCTTGCAGAATTTATGCAATCTTCGGAACTGGAAATTACAGAACCGGAAAAAGAATTTTTAGAAACGGTTGCAAATGTTTTTAACATCAGCAGTGAAGAATATTCCCTTTGTCAATCGCTTGCAACTTCAAAATCTATTCTAAAAGATTTTGATTCACAAAATGTACTGATAGTAACTGCGCGCGAGAACATCGACATTCAGAATGCACATCAATTATTGCATGATGATTTAGATGGAATAATGATCTTCCTCTATTTGAAAAATGCTGGAATATTTTTCTTGTCATACCGTGGACAAGACTCATTTATTGCCAATGGCCAACCGATTGACAATAGCAGAGCAGCAGTAATTACACAGGGTGCTGTTATCCGTTGTTCACGTTTAAAGCCTATTTATTACAGAGACATTATCCGGCCATTTCTTTCGTCGAATGAGTCTGATACCTTTCAGTTTTCAGCAAGAAATATTGATTATGTTTTCAGCAATGGGAAAAAAGGGCTTCACAACATAAATTTTACTGTCAACTCCGGAAATCTGACCGGTATTATGGGTGGCAGCGGTGCCGGAAAATCTACATTGCTCAATGTTCTGAATGGAAGTATGAAACCATCATCAGGACAAGTTCTCATCAACGGAAAAAATATTTATGAAGGAAATATCGCTGAAGGACTAATAGGAAATATTCCTCAGGATGATCTGCTGATCGAAGAGTTAAGTGTCTTTCAGAATTTATTTTACAATACTAAACTTTGCTTTGGTGAATTAAGTGATGATGCCATTCAAACCAAAGTACTTGACGTTTTAGATTCTTTAGGATTGATGGAAATAAAGGATCTGAAGGTTGGAAGTGTATTGAACAAAACAATTAGTGGTGGACAAAGAAAGCGGCTGAATATAGGACTGGAACTTGTACGTGAGCCATCGATATTATTTGTTGATGAACCGACATCCGGTTTGTCATCGAGAGATGCAGAAAACGTAATGGATTTATTGAAACAACTTGCTTTGAGTGGCAAGTTGATCTTTGTTGTTATCCATCAGCCATCTTCAGATATCTTTCGTTTATTCGATCAGCTATACATGCTCGATACGGGCGGATACCCGGTATACTTCGGCAATCCGGCAGATGCTCTGATCTATTTTAAACGTCAGGTTCATCTTACCGATGCCGAACAAAGTGAATGCTCTGTCTGTGGAAATATAAATCCCGAGCAATTATTCAATATAATTGAACTACATGAAGTCGATGAATTCGGTAAGTCAACAAACAACAGAAAAATAACTCCTAAAGAATGGAATGAACTTTACAAAAATATAGAGACAGCAAATGTTGAAGACAGCAAACTGGAATTATCTGTAAAAAGAAATAAAAAAGCCGGACCATTCTCTCAGTGGAAGATCTTCTTTACACGCGATCTGCTTTCTAAACTCAGCAACAAACAATACATGCTGATCAATTTACTTGAAGCACCGGTTCTGGCACTGGTTCTTGGATTTATACTGCGGTATTCTTCAGCATCTGACTACGAACTGATCTCAAATCCAAATTTACCGGCTTACCTTTTCATCTGTGTAATTGTTTCTTTGTTCATGGGACTTTCTGTGAGTGCAGAAGAGATTATCCGCGACAGGAAGATCAGACAAAGAGAGAAGTTTCTGCATTTAAGTAAAACAAGTTATTTTCTCAGTAAGGTTAGTTTGCTGTTTATAATTTCAGCAATTCAAACTTTATGCTTTGTATTGATCGGAAATGCATTGATGGGAATTCATGATATGAACATGACGTATTGGATGATCTTATTCACTACAAGTTGTTTTGCAAATTTACTTGGGTTGAATATTTCAGCAGCACTTGATTCGGCTGTTACCGTTTACATATTGATTCCGTTCCTGTTGATCCCACAAATATTATTGAGTGGAGTCATCGTCAGATACGACAAATTACATCCTCTGATAAATTGTAATGAAGGAGTGCCATTGATTGGAAATGTTATGACTTCACGATGGTCCTATGAAGCACTCACTGTTGAACAGTTTGCCAATAACCCGTTTGAAAAACAATTCTATTCAGAAGAAGCTACTATGAGTCAGGCTACTTTTAAGAAAGACTGGTGGGTTGCAGCAATGCGTGAAAAGACAGACCGGCTTGAAAGAATGATGCTGAACAAAGCAAGTAAAGATTCTATTAATGTTCCTATTACAATTTTGAAAACTGAGCTTAGTTCGGAGCCCGCTTTGTTAAATTCAAAAAAGGCTGTACTCGTTTCTCAATTGACCTATGAAAATGTAAACCCGGGTACTATCACTTTACTTCGAAGTACGATGGATGAGTTAAGAGAGTTTTACATTGAAAAATTCAATAAAGCAAATGAGGCAAAAGAAAGAAAGATTGAAGGGATGACGTCAGGAAAAGACGGTGAAGCAGGATTTCTTTGGATGAAAAACAGATATGAAAATGAAAGTCTTGAAGAGATGGTTAGAAACAGCAACCAGGTTGAAAGGTTAGTTATTACAGACGAAAAGATAATTCAGCGTTTTGAACCGGTGTTCCATGAAAATCCAAATGAAAGTTTTTCAAAGGCACCAATGTTCTCATATTCAAAAATTGTTTTCGGAAATAAGACAAACACCTTGTACATAAACATGCTGGTGATCTGGCTTATGTCTCTTACGCTTTATATTACTTTGCAGTTTGATATATTCAGGAAAGTGATTGAATTGTTTTCAAAACGGAAATAA
- a CDS encoding SpoIIE family protein phosphatase encodes MLLYITILSGQIRNQNLFSDMAGWLLLSGNIILLITGFFLYRYITKKYAAENKKISDKLSDRSYNVMVQKWDLERKHLSISQQNQEILDSLHYAKNIQSAIMPHADSIDKIFTDGFVLYMPKDIVSGDFYFLEEFNDRIYLAVADCTGHGVAGAFMSMVGTALLKQIILQNKFTDPAKILNELNEGIVEALRQKQTSSHGGMDIAMCVIDRAEMTLQFAGANRPLHIERNDTTELIKPDKLPIGGFNADENRTFKSQKVILEKGDRLYLYTDGYADQFGGIEGKKIMTKKFRELIRGISQTPMINQHDTLLNYFNTWKGKYEQVDDVLVVGVVVN; translated from the coding sequence ATGTTGCTTTATATAACTATCCTGTCAGGGCAGATCCGGAATCAGAATTTATTCAGCGATATGGCGGGATGGCTGCTTCTATCCGGAAATATAATCTTACTCATCACCGGTTTTTTTCTATACAGATATATCACCAAAAAATATGCAGCTGAGAATAAAAAGATCTCTGACAAACTTAGTGACCGATCGTACAATGTAATGGTTCAGAAATGGGATCTGGAAAGAAAACATTTATCCATTTCACAACAAAATCAGGAGATACTGGACAGCCTGCATTATGCCAAGAATATTCAATCTGCAATAATGCCGCATGCAGATTCGATCGATAAAATTTTCACTGATGGTTTTGTTTTGTATATGCCCAAGGATATTGTGAGTGGCGATTTTTATTTCCTTGAAGAATTTAATGACAGGATCTATCTTGCAGTTGCCGATTGTACCGGACATGGAGTTGCCGGTGCTTTTATGAGTATGGTAGGAACGGCTTTACTAAAACAGATCATACTGCAAAACAAGTTTACTGATCCTGCAAAGATCCTCAATGAACTTAATGAAGGAATTGTAGAAGCACTTCGTCAGAAACAAACTTCTTCACACGGGGGAATGGACATTGCAATGTGTGTTATCGACAGGGCAGAAATGACATTGCAATTTGCAGGCGCAAATCGTCCACTGCATATTGAAAGAAACGATACAACAGAGCTGATAAAACCCGATAAATTACCTATTGGCGGATTCAACGCAGATGAGAACAGAACTTTTAAATCACAAAAAGTAATTCTGGAAAAAGGAGATCGACTTTATCTATATACTGATGGCTATGCAGATCAGTTTGGTGGGATAGAAGGCAAAAAGATCATGACAAAAAAATTCCGGGAATTGATCCGTGGAATCAGTCAAACACCCATGATAAATCAACACGATACTTTATTAAATTATTTCAACACATGGAAAGGAAAGTATGAACAGGTGGATGATGTGTTGGTTGTCGGGGTTGTTGTTAACTAA
- a CDS encoding serine hydrolase — MKLFKLNLPLYIVILLACGAFASGKYILSGKKTSSESSEIHQVVNCPASMEQVRLKDYELTHPLILTDISEESASLRNIHDKIETYVNAARSEQKADEISVYFRKLDNGAWFSINPNQTYNPASMIKVAYLITFMKMAESNPNILNKKVYFSKHFSQAINQNIKDFQLKEGVHYTIEGLLTAMMVHSDNDATILLGEQMNVNIFNGIFKDLNIPIPNPVTEYYISVNDFCKFFRVLYSSTYTRPEYSEYALKMMTYSTYNNGLKKGIDPNVKMSHKFGERIFGSKAQLHEFGIVFFNKTPYLIGVMTKGNSLTQLSTILGDISKIAFDEYKMQNGI, encoded by the coding sequence ATGAAATTATTTAAATTAAACTTGCCGCTATACATTGTCATTTTGTTAGCATGCGGCGCCTTTGCAAGCGGAAAATATATTTTATCCGGCAAAAAAACTTCCTCCGAATCATCAGAAATACATCAAGTGGTGAATTGTCCCGCATCCATGGAACAGGTCCGGTTAAAAGATTATGAATTGACCCATCCACTAATTCTTACAGACATCTCAGAGGAAAGTGCATCTCTAAGAAATATTCACGATAAGATCGAAACCTATGTTAATGCTGCACGATCAGAACAAAAAGCAGACGAGATCTCTGTTTATTTCCGTAAACTCGATAATGGTGCCTGGTTTTCAATAAATCCTAACCAAACTTATAATCCTGCAAGCATGATCAAGGTTGCTTATCTGATCACGTTTATGAAAATGGCGGAATCGAATCCGAATATCTTAAACAAAAAAGTATATTTTTCAAAACATTTTTCACAGGCGATCAATCAGAACATAAAAGATTTTCAGCTTAAAGAAGGTGTTCACTATACTATCGAAGGTTTATTGACTGCAATGATGGTACATTCCGATAATGATGCTACTATTCTTTTAGGTGAACAAATGAATGTAAATATTTTCAACGGTATCTTTAAAGACCTGAACATTCCTATTCCAAATCCTGTTACAGAATATTACATCTCTGTTAACGACTTCTGCAAATTCTTCAGAGTACTTTATAGCTCTACTTATACTCGTCCTGAATACTCAGAGTATGCTTTGAAAATGATGACCTACAGTACGTATAATAATGGACTGAAAAAAGGTATTGATCCAAATGTAAAAATGTCTCATAAATTTGGAGAACGGATCTTTGGCAGCAAGGCCCAGTTACACGAATTTGGAATTGTCTTTTTTAACAAAACCCCATATCTTATTGGAGTAATGACTAAAGGAAATTCTTTGACACAACTAAGTACAATTTTAGGTGATATTTCTAAGATCGCTTTTGATGAATATAAAATGCAAAATGGCATTTAA
- a CDS encoding DUF1987 domain-containing protein, with protein MNNLIIEESIKTPSVSFAATTGILELKGKSIPENSLEFYRPVFEWIDNYGQSPNSSTELKVRLEYFNTSSSKCLLDVFRRLETINLSGKSSVKVSWFYDVDDEDMMEAGEDYSALVKIPFEMMKA; from the coding sequence ATGAATAATTTAATCATAGAAGAAAGTATAAAGACACCATCGGTTTCTTTTGCTGCTACAACAGGAATTCTTGAATTGAAAGGTAAGTCTATACCGGAAAACTCTCTGGAATTTTACCGCCCTGTTTTTGAATGGATAGATAATTATGGTCAGTCGCCAAATTCTTCAACGGAATTAAAAGTAAGATTGGAATATTTTAATACCAGCTCTTCGAAATGTTTGCTGGATGTTTTTCGCAGACTTGAAACAATCAATCTCAGTGGCAAGAGCAGCGTGAAAGTAAGCTGGTTTTATGATGTCGACGATGAAGATATGATGGAAGCAGGCGAAGATTATAGTGCACTGGTGAAAATTCCGTTTGAAATGATGAAGGCTTAG